One stretch of Spirochaetota bacterium DNA includes these proteins:
- a CDS encoding RNA polymerase sigma factor, with product MAAHISQRSRFAEVFLDYYPVAYSAVYSKIGNAHDAEDICQELFLRLYTRLDGVDNVRKWIFIALNLIIKEYYRKNRRDVADIDDIFDDAALSFVNGFRDTRIIIKEVLEEEGTYADDLDRVVFELVAMSGYSYAEAAGQLGLTRRQVEYRYTQIGVRVKERLRQRGVKHLEDLL from the coding sequence ATGGCCGCACACATTTCACAGCGCTCGCGTTTCGCCGAGGTTTTCCTCGACTATTACCCCGTCGCCTACAGCGCCGTCTATTCGAAGATCGGGAACGCCCACGACGCCGAGGACATCTGCCAGGAACTGTTCCTCCGCCTGTATACCAGGCTGGACGGCGTCGACAATGTGAGAAAATGGATCTTCATCGCCCTCAACTTAATCATCAAGGAATATTACCGGAAAAACAGGCGGGATGTCGCCGATATCGACGACATCTTTGACGATGCTGCACTGTCGTTCGTCAATGGCTTTCGCGACACGCGCATCATCATAAAGGAGGTGCTGGAAGAAGAAGGGACGTACGCGGACGATCTCGATCGGGTCGTCTTCGAGCTGGTGGCGATGAGCGGCTACAGCTATGCCGAGGCGGCGGGACAGCTCGGCCTCACGAGAAGGCAGGTTGAGTACCGATACACCCAGATCGGGGTGCGGGTCAAGGAGCGGTTGAGGCAGCGTGGGGTGAAACACCTGGAGGACCTGCTATGA